A single window of Nomascus leucogenys isolate Asia chromosome 18, Asia_NLE_v1, whole genome shotgun sequence DNA harbors:
- the THNSL1 gene encoding threonine synthase-like 1, whose translation MLHFNRCHHLKKITQKCFSSIHVKTDKRAQRFLSRTFALAELRKSWYSTHSLVGDKNIILMGPPGAGKTTVGRIIGQKLGCCVIDVDDDILEKTWNMSVSEKLQDVGNEQFLEEEGKAVLNFSASGSVISLTGSNPMHDASMWHLKKNGIIVYLDVPLLDLIHRLKLMKTDRIVGQNSGKSMKDLLKFRRQYYKKWYDARVFCESGASPEEVADKVLNAIKRYQDVDSETFISTRHVWPKDCEQKVSAKFFSEAVIEGLASDGGLFVPAKEFPKLSCGEWKSLVGATYIERAQILLETCIHPADIPAARLGEMIETAYGENFACSKIAPVRHLSGNQFILELFHGPTGSFKDLSLQLMPHIFAHCIPPSCNYMILVATSGDTGSAVLNGFSHLNKNDKQRIAVVAFFPENGVSDFQKAQIIGSQRENGWAVGVESDFDFCQTAIKRIFIDSDFTGFLTVEYGTILSSANSINWGRLLPQVVYHASAYLDLVSQGFISFGSPVDVCIPTGNFGNILAAVYAKMMGIPIRKFICASNQNHVLTDFIKTGHYDLRERKLAQTFSPSIDILKSSNLERHLHLMANKDGQLMTELFNRLESQHHFQIEKALVEKLQQDFLADWCSEGQCLAAINSTYNTSGYILDPHTAVAKVVADRVQDKTCPVIISSTAHYSKFAPAIMQALKIKEISETSSSQLYLLGSYNALPPLHEALLERTKQQEKVEYQVCAADMNVLKSHVEKLIQNQFI comes from the coding sequence atGCTCCACTTTAACCGATGTCATCATCTGAAAAAGATAACACAGAAATGTTTTTCTAGTATACATGTTAAAACGGATAAACGCGCACAGCGATTTCTTTCAAGAACCTTTGCACTTGCGGAATTGAGGAAGTCATGGTATTCAACCCACTCTCTTGTTGGAGACAAAAATATTATCCTGATGGGACCtcctggtgctgggaaaacaacAGTAGGCAGAATAATAGGTCAGAAACTGGGTTGTTGTGTCATAGATGTGGATGATGATATCCTTGAAAAAACCTGGAATATGAGTGTGTCTGAAAAATTACAGGATGTTGGTAATGAGCAATTtttagaagaggaaggaaaagctgTGTTAAACTTCTCTGCATCTGGAAGTGTGATTTCCCTTACTGGGTCCAATCCAATGCATGATGCTAGCATGTGGCATctgaagaaaaatggaataattgTATACCTGGATGTACCTCTACTAGATCTAATTCATCGTCTAAAATTAATGAAGACAGATAGGATTGTAGGTCAGAATTCTGGAAAATCTATGAAAGACTTACTTAAATTTAGAAGACAGTATTATAAGAAGTGGTATGATGCTCGTGTTTTCTGTGAAAGTGGGGCTTCCCCAGAGGAGGTAGCTGACAAAGTGCTGAATGCAATTAAAAGATACCAAGATGTGGACTCGGAAACATTCATTTCAACAAGACACGTTTGGCCTAAAGACTGTGAACAGAAGGTTTCAGCAAAATTCTTTAGTGAAGCTGTAATTGAGGGGTTGGCTTCTGATGGTGGACTTTTTGTTCCTGCGAAGGAGTTTCCAAAATTAAGCTGTGGGGAGTGGAAAAGCCTAGTAGGAGCAACCTACATAGAAAGAGCACAGATACTGTTGGAAACATGTATCCATCCTGCAGACATACCTGCTGCCAGGTTGGGAGAAATGATTGAAACTGCTTATGGGGAAAACTTTGCCTGCTCAAAAATTGCTCCTGTCAGACACCTTTCAGGCAACCAGTTCATCCTGGAGTTGTTTCATGGACCAACGGGATCATTTAAAGATTTGTCTTTACAGCTTATGCCTCATATTTTTGCACACTGTATCCCACCAAGTTGCAATTATATGATACTTGTAGCTACTTCAGGAGACACAGGGAGTGCAGTCTTAAATGGTTTTAGTCATCTTAATAAGAATGATAAGCAAAGGATAGCTGTGGTCGCATTTTTTCCTGAGAATGGAGTAAGTGATTTTCAAAAAGCACAAATAATTggcagtcagagagaaaatgGATGGGCAGTGGGTGTTGAGTCAGATTTTGATTTTTGCCAGAcagctataaaaagaatttttattgaTTCTGATTTTACTGGCTTTCTTACTGTGGAATATGGAACAATCTTAAGTTCAGCTAACTCCATAAACTGGGGCCGACTACTTCCGCAGGTAGTTTATCATGCTTCCGCATATCTTGATCTTGTTAGTCAaggatttatttcttttggaagCCCAGTCGATGTCTGTATTCCCACAGGAAACTTTGGTAACATTTTAGCAGCAGTGTATGCCAAAATGATGGGAATCCCGATTCGAAAATTTATCTGTGCCTCTAATCAGAACCATGTTTTGACTGATTTTATAAAAACAGGACATTATGATCTAAGGGAAAGAAAATTAGCACAAACCTTTTCACCCTCAATAGATATTCTCAAATCTTCAAACCTAGAACGACATTTACACTTGATGGCTAATAAAGATGGACAACTAATGACAGAATTATTTAATCGATTAGAAAGTCAGCATCACTTCCAGATAGAAAAGGCTCTAGTTGAGAAACTTCAGCAGGATTTTCTAGCTGACTGGTGCTCTGAGGGACAGTGCCTAGCAGCTATTAACTCCACCTATAATACTTCAGGGTATATTTTGGATCCACACACTGCTGTTGCAAAAGTGGTTGCAGATAGGGTGCAAGACAAAACTTGCCCTGTGATTATCTCATCTACAGCCCATTACTCAAAGTTTGCACCTGCTATCATGCAGGCTTTAAAGATTAAAGAAATCAGTGAGACTTCATCAAGCCAGCTCTATTTACTGGGTTCATACAATGCATTACCTCCACTGCATGAGGCTTTATTAGAGAGAACAAAACAGCAAGAGAAGGTGGAGTACCAGGTCTGTGCAGCTGATATGAATGTCTTGAAGAGTCATGTGGAAAAACTTATCCAAAATCAATTCATATGA